GTTGGCGAACGTGTTGCCCTGCGGCATCTCGCCCTCCACCGTGCGCCGACCCATCAGCAGTGCGTTCGGGTGCATGGCCGTGGCTTCAATGAAGCGTGGCAGGTCGGCGACACTGTGTTGCCCATCGGCATCCATCGTTACGACGCGATCGAAACCCATCGCCTCCGCCCGATCGAAGCCGCGCGACAGGGCGTACCCCTTGCCGCGATTCTTTGCGTAGGCCACCACCTCCACACGACCTTCATACTTGCGCAAGACGTCCGCTGTGCCGTCCGTCGAACCGTCGTTGACGACGATCACGCGAGCACCCGTTGCCAGTACCTCGTCGATCACACCGCCGACGGTGCGTACGTTATTATAGGTAGGGATCACCACACAGAGGGGCTGCGTCATCCCTCCACCTCCTCGAGCAGCAGGCTGATCTTGGCGAAGAGTGTGCCGACGGCGTCGGTCACGACGCACGAGACGGCGACCCCGCCCTCGTCCGGTTGGGAGATGGCGAGCGGGAAGGTCACCTCGGTGGCCTGACGCGGGTCGATGACGTGGAGGAACTTGGCGTTGCGAACGGTGCGCAGGAAGAGCGGCCGACCGATGGACCGCTCCGCAAGCTCCTTCACCGTTTGAATGATGCACACGCCGGGCGTCACGGGGCCTCCGGGGAAGTGTGCGCCATAGATCGCGTGGCCGGCGTCGGGCGCCAACACATAGGTGCATCCCGCAGGCGTTTCCTCACGGCTGCGGATTGTGAATAGGGAATCAATCAACATACGATAGGGGGTAGTCAAAGGGTAGTTATGCGGCCTGCGGCCGCGGTAGTTACGGGGCTGCGCCCCGGGTAGTCCGAGGGAAGTCAAGGGGTAGTTACAGGGTAGTCAGAGGGTAGCCGCCCCATTATTCATCGCTGCCGTCGTTCGTCTCGGCCATTCGGCGCAGTTCGTAGACGATGTTGCGGCGGGTATTGACGAGCGTCACGGTGCTGTCGTGCGGCGTCGCGGTCATGCGCCACCGACCTGAAACGGCTACGATCGTGTCGCCCCGCTTGCTGCGCTCGACCCGACGGGCGAACGTGGCCTCAGCATTGTCGACCTCGAACAGGAAGTGCAGGTCGGCCGCGACGGTCCGCCGGATGTACCACCGGTCCATCATCGGAAAGACGTTGAGCAACGCGCCCCGCCGCGCCGTGGTGACGAAGTCGAACGCCTTGCTGCCGAACTCGTTCACGAGCGAGCCGCGCCACTCGTCGCCCACGCGTTTCGCGACGCAGATGCCTGTCAGGTCACGGCCCGCCGCCCGGAGGTGCACGCGATACGTGTTCTTCGCCTCTGTCGATCGCATGGCCGGCGTCCATACGCGCGCCGTCGACGCCTCCTGCTGCCGGACATTGCGCGTCGCAGCGCAGCCCGTCAGCAGGAGGCACAGCATAAAGGCGAGAGGCTTTGCATAGCAGTGCAGATGCAAGGCGTCCGAGCCTGAGTGTCGCAGGCAACGCAGCAGATGCGGTGCTATGCGAAGCCCCTTAACGATTAAATAGCGCATCGTCCACCGCCACATTAGCCTGCACATTCTTGAGCGTGATCGTCGTCCGGTCGCCGCTCTTCTCCTCGAGCTCCACGCGCCGCACGCGCCCGTCGGACTTGCCCACGTAGAGCCGCACGGAGGCGAAGAGGTCGCGCACCTCCTTCTTGCGGGGCGTGAGCGTGATCTGCCAATCGCTCTGCCCGACGGAGAAGGTGGACGAGAAGTCGGGCGAATCCACCAGACCTGCCCCGCTCACACCGCCGACCATCACGCGACTGATCTCGCTGAAGAGCTTGCTCGACTTCACCGGCACACGGTTCGATGCGCCGCCCTTGCCCGAGGTCATGTGCACCGTCGTGCCGTCGGTCGAGAAAACGTAGGCGTACGGCCGCGTGTATTCCCAGCGGATTTTGTTTGCCTTCTTATAATACATCCGTCCCTCGGATGTCACTTTGTCATTCATAAACGACAGCTGCTTGACCTGCGTAAAGTCGCACTTCATCGTGCGCACGCTGGCGGCCGTCTGCGTG
The sequence above is drawn from the Tannerella serpentiformis genome and encodes:
- a CDS encoding hotdog family protein; translation: MLIDSLFTIRSREETPAGCTYVLAPDAGHAIYGAHFPGGPVTPGVCIIQTVKELAERSIGRPLFLRTVRNAKFLHVIDPRQATEVTFPLAISQPDEGGVAVSCVVTDAVGTLFAKISLLLEEVEG
- a CDS encoding glycosyltransferase family 2 protein — its product is MTQPLCVVIPTYNNVRTVGGVIDEVLATGARVIVVNDGSTDGTADVLRKYEGRVEVVAYAKNRGKGYALSRGFDRAEAMGFDRVVTMDADGQHSVADLPRFIEATAMHPNALLMGRRTVEGEMPQGNTFANRLSNFWFAVQTGHRLRDTQNGFRLYPLSAMRGMRPLTSRYEAELELAVRCAWRGLPIVAVPVTVNYAPPGGRVTHFRPGRDFLRISLLNTALTLLALVYGYPSMLVRRIVRHHPNDQ
- a CDS encoding LolA family protein; protein product: MKRMKKAVITAMLAVCVLATASAQTGGYRAASEAQRKEIVAKITQTAASVRTMKCDFTQVKQLSFMNDKVTSEGRMYYKKANKIRWEYTRPYAYVFSTDGTTVHMTSGKGGASNRVPVKSSKLFSEISRVMVGGVSGAGLVDSPDFSSTFSVGQSDWQITLTPRKKEVRDLFASVRLYVGKSDGRVRRVELEEKSGDRTTITLKNVQANVAVDDALFNR